ATGATGATCGACTCGCACACGGCCGCGGACAAGCAGGTCATGGACCTGGCGAAGACGCAGAACCTGAAGCTGGCGGAGATGCCCAAGCCCGCCAACGACATGGAGAAGAAGGCCATGGCCGCCGACAAGGCGCACATGGAGAAGCTCCAGACCCTCAAGGGCATGCCGTTCGACTCGTGTTACATGGCCAACCAGGTCGGCGCCCATGACGAGGCCATTGGCAAGGTGATGGCCGCGAAGCAGGGCATGACCTCCGCTCCCGCGGAGATGACCACCCTGCTGACCCAGCTCTCCCAGGAGCTGCCCAAGCACCGCGACATGGCCTACCAGACGCTGGGCAAGCTGGACGACGCCATGGGCGTGGGCGTGGGCGGCGCCGGCATGCAGGGCAGCACCATGGACCACGGCTCCATGAACCACGGCGCCACCACGCCGAGCACCACGCCCCCGAGCGGCTCCATGGGCGGCGCCCCCGGCGGTGCGACGAAGACGAAGTAATGCAGCGACGGTGAAGTGCGGAGCGCCTCCTTTGGAAGTGCATTCACGGGAGGCGCCCTCCGCGTGCATAGTGCCGGGCCATGTCCCGACTGATTGCCCTGGCCTCCTGCGTCTCCGTGCTGCTGCTCACCGGCTGCTCCAACAACGCGGACGCCATCTGCGACTACCGCAAGGAGTGCTTCGACTCCGACCTGGATACCGGCAAGTGCGCCGACAAGATTGGCGCCTGGGAGGATGAGAAGGAGAGCGAGCAGGACGACCGCCGCGAGCGCACCGCGGAGTGCTCGGAGTGCCTCGCTGACCGCACCTGCGCGGAGGTCATCGCCAGCTGCATCGACGACTGCTTCGGCATTCC
This DNA window, taken from Corallococcus coralloides DSM 2259, encodes the following:
- a CDS encoding DUF4142 domain-containing protein; translation: MKRTLHGVTLAAVLFTGGVSLAQTAAPATKPAPAAKGMAEFKGFMAPTDPKAFLERLHYINQSEIKQAELAQKSSENPDVKSYAKMMIDSHTAADKQVMDLAKTQNLKLAEMPKPANDMEKKAMAADKAHMEKLQTLKGMPFDSCYMANQVGAHDEAIGKVMAAKQGMTSAPAEMTTLLTQLSQELPKHRDMAYQTLGKLDDAMGVGVGGAGMQGSTMDHGSMNHGATTPSTTPPSGSMGGAPGGATKTK